The Microcystis aeruginosa NIES-843 sequence CGATTGTTCGTAACGATAAACTGTCCCGAATTCTGCCAGACGCATCGGCAATTCCCGATAGGATCTCAAATCACTTTTATAGATTTGAATATGAAAAGGACAGTTCATCGGTTTGAGGACAAATCCTATTTCTTTACCAGCAGATTCCTCATCGTCTGCCATCATGGGAAACATATCTTCTTTGTACTTTTGCCAGTGACCGGAAATTTTAAACAAATCCACGCGAGCAATATGGGGAGTAACTACGGGTAAATAACCGCGTTTTAACTGTTCTTTTTTGAGAAAATCTTCTAACAAAGAACGAATTAAAGTTCCTTTGGGGGTCCATAAAGGCAACCCCGGCCCGACAGAATCAGAGAAAATAAATAAACCTAATTCTTTGCCTAATTTGCGATGGTCTCGTTTCAGTGCTTCTTCCTTGCGGCGCTTGTATTCGGCTAATTGTTGGGGATTTTCCCAAGCTGTGCCGTAAATGCGCTGTAATTGGGCTTTATTCTCATCCCCACGCCAATAAGCACCCGCTACCGTCTCTAATTCGATCGCTTTTGGGTCTAGTTCGCTTGTATTATCTAGGTGCGGACCGGCGCACAAATCCCACCAAGCGTCACCAAGATGATAAAGGGTGATGGGTTCTTGAATTCCCGCCAGAATTTCCAGCTTATAGACCTCATTAATCGCTTTAATGCGCTTTTCCGCTTCTTCCCGAGAAACTTGCTCGCGAATCACCGGCAGTTTTTTATTGATAATTTTGACCATCTCTTTTTTGATGTCCTTGAGATCCTTATCGGTAAAAGGTTCCGGCACATCAAAATCGTAGTAAAATCCGGTTTCAGTCCAAGGTCCGATAGTAACTTGGGCTTTTGGGAATAATTTTTGCACCGCCATGGCCATCACATGGGAGGTGGTGTGACGAATGCGCTTGAGGTGGTCGGATTCGCTGGTTTTCGGTAGTTTAATCGGGGCTTGGTTATCCATGTCTTTTGAATTTACACCTTCTCTATTCTCTATTTTAATGGTAAAAGGAGTCTTTAGTCAGGAAAAAAATCAAGATAGATATCAATGCCATTTCCCCCCATCTCTAACCTCTAAACCCTCATCTCTATTTCCCGATGAAAAAACTAATTTTATCCTGTTTATTTTTGGGATTGGTTGCTTGTAATGATGCGGTTAATACCACCGATAACCAAAAACCTAAGGTAATCTCCACTAGCACAATTATCGCCGATTTAACCGCACGAGTAGGCGGTGAAGAAATTGACCATCAAGACATTTTAAAACCAGGGGATGATCCCCACGTTTATGAACCAGTTCCCGCCGATAGTGTGGCTTTAGAAAAAGCCGATTTAATTCTCTATAACGGTTATAATCTCGAACCGGGGTTAATTAAAATGATCGATTCTACGGCAGTTAAAGCGAAAAAAGTGGCTGTGGGAGAAGCCATTACACCTTTACAACTGGAAAAAGAAGGGCAGAAAGTACCCGATCCCCATGTTTGGGGTTCGGCAAAAAATGGCATAATCATGGTGAAAAAAATCCGAGATCAATTGATTGAATTAAGTCCCGAAGATAAAGAGATTTTTACTGAAAATGCCGCCCAATTAATCAGGGAATTAGAAAATCTTGATCGCTGGATTACTGCGGCTATTAAAACTATCCCCCCTTCCCAAAGGCAATTAGTCACCACTCATGACGCTTTTCAGTATTATGCTCATGCCTATGGTTTAAAAGTTGCAGGAACTTTAATTGGCATTAGTACCGAAGAACAACCTAGCGCCCAAACGGTGAAAAATTTAGCCGATGCTATTAAAAATCTCCAGGTTCCTGCTATCTTTGCCGAGACCACTATTAATCCCGCTTTAATTACCACTGTAGCCGAAGAAGCGGGGGTAAAATTAGCACCAAAACAATTATATTCTGATTCGATCGGCGCGGTGGGTACTAGGGGGGATAGTTATGTAAAAATGCTCAGGGAAAATACTCGCTCGATCGTGGAATCTTTAGGGGGAAAAGTACCTCAAGAAGGTCAATAGACCTCTTGTAAAAATCAAAAAATTGTCCTTAGAGTCAGGAGTTAGGAAGGCAGAAATACCGACAATCAGCAATTATCGGTGACTTTTAGATGATGACAAATGGATCAGCAGCTGCCTGTAAGCATCCCACCGAAAAGCTAATGCGCGGGGGGTTTGGGGGCGGCGCCACGCCCCCAACGGGGGGTTTGGGGGGTAGAACCCCCCAAAAGCTTGGATTGAGGGAAAAAATCGAAAGTAACGCCCGACTTTAGCAGAGAGTTTCCCCTTAAAAATCCCAACTTAGTAGATTTACAAAGCGGGGTTTATTTCCCAAATCCTTTACCGCGATTGACAGCAGGTAAAATGAGACAACTGTTAATCTGTTCTTTTAGGGTTTCATGATCGAGATTTTGACCGATAAGAACTAGCTGATTTTTGGGAGTACCTTTCCATTCGTCATCTTCGAGAGTAAAACGTTTGCCACTGAGGTGAAAAATATGACGTTTAGGACTTTCATCAAACCAGAGAATACCCTTAGCGCGGAAAACGCTTTCCGGTAACTGATTATCGAGGAAATATTGGAACTTCCGAATCGAAAAAGGTTGGTCACTAGCAAAGGAAATAGAAGTAAATCCATCCACCTCTAAATGATTGGAATGGTCGTGATGATCATGATCGTGATCGTGGTGGTGATCATGGTCGTGATCATGATCGCAATGGTCGTGATCGTGGTCGTGGTGATCATGGTCGTGGTGTTCTTCTTCTGTGTCGAAATATTTATCCGATTCAAATAGTCCGACGCTGAGAATTAAGGGTAAAGGAACCTGACTTTTGCTAGTACGAAGAATTCTCGCTCCTTGCTTCATGTCCCGGATTCTTATTTCTAAAGAATCCACATCCGCTTCATCCACTAGATCGGTTTTATTGAGAACAATAATATCACCGTAGGTGATTTGACTTAAGGCCGCTTGCGAGTTGAATAAATCGAGACTAAAATTGGCACAATCCACCATAGTGACAATGGAATCTAAACGGGTCATTTCCCGTAATTCTGTACCTAAAAAGGTTAAAGCTACCGGTAAAGGATCGGCTAATCCCGTGGTTTCTACGACTAAATAATCGATTTTTTCGGGACGTTCGAGAATTTTATAAACTGCTTGAATTAAATCCTCGTTGATCGTGCAGCAAATACAGCCATTATTTAATTCTACCATGCTGTCATCACTACTGATAATCAGTTCATTATCGATACCGATTTCACCGAATTCATTGACAAGAACAGCAGTTTTTAATCCCTGTTGATTGCTGAGAATATGATTGAGGAGAGTAGTCTTACCACTACCAAGAAACCCAGTAATAATTGTTACCGGTAGCCCTTTTTTTGGCACTGACATCGTGTTAATAGCTTGTGATTCGACGGTTTGCATAATGATTTGGGGGTGAGTATTCTGTCACTAAAAAGCGATTTTTCGGGATGAGATAAGTAAGTGGTTTCAATTAAATTGAAGATAGATTTTGTCTTTGATCCCCCCTGCCCCCCTTGATAAGGGGGGTGCCGATAGGCGGGGGGATCCCCCCTTAATTCCCCCTTGATAAGGGGGGGGGATGTGACAATTTTTAACATCCACTTACTTAGCTAGTTTTTTTCGATCAAACAGTCTCCACTTGATCGCCGACTATTTTTATTGTAGATATTTTTGGACCACATCCCATCCTGTTAGGGTAACAAAAAGAAAACCCAGAAACAATAAAAGATTAGTGCCGATGTGGAGAGACCGCGCTAGAGGTGGACGAGTTGTAATGTTCAGGCCGCTAATTGCCGAAACAAAAACCAGAAAAACCACCGATAAACCCGCTATCAGGTGGGAAGAGTGGCCTAAACTGCCATAATGACCGATTGTTCCCACTAATCCGATTCCCAGCAGAATTAAGACCAAAGCAACCATGATCAGGCCGCTGAGGAGATGAAAGGATCTTAACCATTTCGGTCGAGATTGGCCCGCGAGTCGTCGATAACCCATGTTTACCCCCGAAACCGCTAGTAAAAAATAGGCAAAGAGGGTAAATCCCATCGACCAAGCGGCAATTTTCCATAACCAGAGAAAGGAAGGGAGATTCATAGGGGTGGGATTATTATTAGCAAGGAAAGGGACGACCGATCGTGTTAATTTAAGTTTACCGGACAAAAATCAGCAAGTTAGGGCTAATATGTCTCATCTCACCATCGACACAGAAAATAATCAGCGTCAACCCTTTGAGTTACCCGGGGCTAAACCCCATTATAACCCCGATCGACCCGGACAAGTTAATCATATTTTTCTCGATTTAATTATTGATATTCCTCAACAAAGTTTTCAGGGCAGCTGTCAGATTACCCTCACCCCCATTCGTCAGGGAATTAGCAGTTTAACTCTGGACGCGGTGGATTTAAATATTAATTCTGTGTTCATTGAAGGTATCAGTCAACCCTTTGACTATGATCGTTCTCTTCTGACCATTCATCTGCTGCAACCCACCACCGATAAACCGATTATCCTGACGATTAACTATCAGGTTAACCAACCACAACGGGGATTATATTTTATCGGCCCCGACGAATATTATCCCGATAAACCGATGCAAGTTTGGACCCAGGGAGAAGATGAAGATTCTCGCTTTTGGTTTCCCTGTTTTGATTACCCTGGCCAATTAGCCACTTCCGAAATTCGGGTTAAAATTCCCCAACCCTATATCGCTATTTCTAACGGGGAATTAATCTCGGTGGAACCCGTTGGTGAGGACAGAATTTATCACTGGTCACAAAAGCAAATTCATCCCACCTATTTAATGACTCTTGCGGTGGGAGATTTTGCTGAATTATGCGACTCATGGAATGGTGTTCCTGTCACTTATTATGTGGAAAAAGGACGGGAAGAAGAGGGCCAAAGAAGTATGGGTAAAACTCCCCGCATGATCGAGTTTTTTAGCCAAAAGTTTGGTTATCCCTATCCCTATCCTAAATACGCACAAGTTTGTGTAGATGATTTTATTTTTGGTGGGATGGAAAATACTTCTACCACAATTTTAACCGATCGCTGTTTAATTGATCAAAGAGCCAGCATCGATCATACTTGGACAGAAAGCTTAGTTGCCCATGAATTAGCTCATCAATGGTTCGGTGATTTAGTGGTGATTAAACACTGGTCTCACGCTTGGATTAAAGAGGGAATGGCCTCCTATTCTGAGGTTTTATGGACAGAATCGGAATACGGAAAAGCTGCTGGTAGTTATTATTTATTAGGGGAAGCAAGAAGTTATTTAGAAGAAGATACTTCCCGCTATCGTCGTCCGATTGTTACTCATGTTTATCGAGAAGCGATCGAACTTTATGATCGTCATCTCTACGAAAAAGGCGCTTGTGTTTATCACATGATCCGCTCTATTTTAGGGGAAGATTTATTCGGAAAAGCGATTCAGACTTTTGTGCGAGATAATGCCCATAAAACCGTGGAAACTGTGGACTTATTACGGGCGATCGAAAAAGCGACCGGGTACAATTTATTATTCCTCTTTGATCAGTACGTTTATCGCGGTGGTCATCCCGATTATAAGGTGGCCTACAGTTGGGACAATCAGAATAATTTAGCCCAATTAACTGTCACCCAAACCCAGGACGAAAAAGAACTATTCGACTTGAAAATTCCCGTCGCTTTTGCCTATCTCAACTCTGAGGATATTACCTACAATCTGCGGATTCACCAAAAAGAACAAACTTTCTATTTTCCCCTAGCACAAAAGCCCGATTTTGTCAAGTTCGATCGGGGTAATAATTTCCTCAAAACCGTCACTCTTGAGTATCCCATCGGTGAATTAAAAGCGCAATTACAACAGGATACCGATCCAATTTCCCGTATCTATGCAGCCATAGCCATTGCTAAAAAAGGCGGTTTAGAAGCGATCGAAGCTTTAGGGACATCCCTAGAAAATGAGCCTTTTTGGGGGGTGCGTGTGGAGGTGGCCAAACAGTTAGCAACTCTTGGTTTAGATCAGGCAGTTACTGCTTTAATTAAAGGTTTAAACGATGAAAAAGCACAAGTACGTCGGGCAGTTGTCGAGGGATTAAGTGAAATTAAAACCTTAGATAGTTATAATGCGCTTAAATCCCTATTAGAAACTGGAGATGCTAGTTATTATGTGGAAGCGGCCGCGGCGCGAGGATTAGGCTCCATGGCCGTGGGACAATTGCAAAATAAAGAAGGGGAAATTATTGACCTGCTCAATCATGTTTTACAGTCAAGAAAGGGGTGGAATGAGGTAGTAAGAGCGGGCGCAATTGGCGGTTTAAGCCAGTTAAAAACCTCCCCGGCGGCTTTGGAGTCAATTTTGACCTACACAGCTTTAGGCACGCCTCAACCCCTGAGATTAGGGGCTATTCGGGCCCTGGGAGCGATTTCTTCGGGACAAAGCACGGATAAATTAACCGTAATTTTGGAACGTTTAGAAACCATTGCCAAGGAAACTTTTTTCTTGACGCAAGTGGCAGTGTGTAACGCTTTAGGACAGATAGAAAATGCCAAAGCTATCGTTATTTTACAAGCTTTGAGCGATCGAACTCCCGATGGTCGTGTCCGTCGTGTAGCCGAG is a genomic window containing:
- a CDS encoding DUF4079 domain-containing protein, which translates into the protein MNLPSFLWLWKIAAWSMGFTLFAYFLLAVSGVNMGYRRLAGQSRPKWLRSFHLLSGLIMVALVLILLGIGLVGTIGHYGSLGHSSHLIAGLSVVFLVFVSAISGLNITTRPPLARSLHIGTNLLLFLGFLFVTLTGWDVVQKYLQ
- a CDS encoding CobW family GTP-binding protein — encoded protein: MQTVESQAINTMSVPKKGLPVTIITGFLGSGKTTLLNHILSNQQGLKTAVLVNEFGEIGIDNELIISSDDSMVELNNGCICCTINEDLIQAVYKILERPEKIDYLVVETTGLADPLPVALTFLGTELREMTRLDSIVTMVDCANFSLDLFNSQAALSQITYGDIIVLNKTDLVDEADVDSLEIRIRDMKQGARILRTSKSQVPLPLILSVGLFESDKYFDTEEEHHDHDHHDHDHDHCDHDHDHDHHHDHDHDHHDHSNHLEVDGFTSISFASDQPFSIRKFQYFLDNQLPESVFRAKGILWFDESPKRHIFHLSGKRFTLEDDEWKGTPKNQLVLIGQNLDHETLKEQINSCLILPAVNRGKGFGK
- a CDS encoding M1 family metallopeptidase, giving the protein MGLLLARKGTTDRVNLSLPDKNQQVRANMSHLTIDTENNQRQPFELPGAKPHYNPDRPGQVNHIFLDLIIDIPQQSFQGSCQITLTPIRQGISSLTLDAVDLNINSVFIEGISQPFDYDRSLLTIHLLQPTTDKPIILTINYQVNQPQRGLYFIGPDEYYPDKPMQVWTQGEDEDSRFWFPCFDYPGQLATSEIRVKIPQPYIAISNGELISVEPVGEDRIYHWSQKQIHPTYLMTLAVGDFAELCDSWNGVPVTYYVEKGREEEGQRSMGKTPRMIEFFSQKFGYPYPYPKYAQVCVDDFIFGGMENTSTTILTDRCLIDQRASIDHTWTESLVAHELAHQWFGDLVVIKHWSHAWIKEGMASYSEVLWTESEYGKAAGSYYLLGEARSYLEEDTSRYRRPIVTHVYREAIELYDRHLYEKGACVYHMIRSILGEDLFGKAIQTFVRDNAHKTVETVDLLRAIEKATGYNLLFLFDQYVYRGGHPDYKVAYSWDNQNNLAQLTVTQTQDEKELFDLKIPVAFAYLNSEDITYNLRIHQKEQTFYFPLAQKPDFVKFDRGNNFLKTVTLEYPIGELKAQLQQDTDPISRIYAAIAIAKKGGLEAIEALGTSLENEPFWGVRVEVAKQLATLGLDQAVTALIKGLNDEKAQVRRAVVEGLSEIKTLDSYNALKSLLETGDASYYVEAAAARGLGSMAVGQLQNKEGEIIDLLNHVLQSRKGWNEVVRAGAIGGLSQLKTSPAALESILTYTALGTPQPLRLGAIRALGAISSGQSTDKLTVILERLETIAKETFFLTQVAVCNALGQIENAKAIVILQALSDRTPDGRVRRVAEEAVQKVQKKLGSEKAIQEIREELEKMKQENQELKSRLTKLEAKNG
- a CDS encoding metal ABC transporter solute-binding protein, Zn/Mn family, with protein sequence MKKLILSCLFLGLVACNDAVNTTDNQKPKVISTSTIIADLTARVGGEEIDHQDILKPGDDPHVYEPVPADSVALEKADLILYNGYNLEPGLIKMIDSTAVKAKKVAVGEAITPLQLEKEGQKVPDPHVWGSAKNGIIMVKKIRDQLIELSPEDKEIFTENAAQLIRELENLDRWITAAIKTIPPSQRQLVTTHDAFQYYAHAYGLKVAGTLIGISTEEQPSAQTVKNLADAIKNLQVPAIFAETTINPALITTVAEEAGVKLAPKQLYSDSIGAVGTRGDSYVKMLRENTRSIVESLGGKVPQEGQ
- the thrS gene encoding threonine--tRNA ligase, which encodes MDNQAPIKLPKTSESDHLKRIRHTTSHVMAMAVQKLFPKAQVTIGPWTETGFYYDFDVPEPFTDKDLKDIKKEMVKIINKKLPVIREQVSREEAEKRIKAINEVYKLEILAGIQEPITLYHLGDAWWDLCAGPHLDNTSELDPKAIELETVAGAYWRGDENKAQLQRIYGTAWENPQQLAEYKRRKEEALKRDHRKLGKELGLFIFSDSVGPGLPLWTPKGTLIRSLLEDFLKKEQLKRGYLPVVTPHIARVDLFKISGHWQKYKEDMFPMMADDEESAGKEIGFVLKPMNCPFHIQIYKSDLRSYRELPMRLAEFGTVYRYEQSGELGGLTRVRGFTVDDSHLFVTPEQLDKEFLSVVDLILTVFKSLQLKNFKARLSFRDPESDKYIGSDEAWEKAQSAIRKAVQTLGMDYFEAPGEAAFYGPKLDFIFQDALEREWQLGTVQVDYNLPERFELEYVAEDGNRKRPVMIHRAPFGSLERLIGILIEEYAGDFPLWLAPVQIRLLPVSDTQLDYAKEVTAKMQLLGIRAETDTSGERLGKMIRNAETAKIPVMAVVGAKEMESNSLSIRTRATGDLGVISVEEVVAKLESAIQNHGNF